Proteins from a genomic interval of Xiphias gladius isolate SHS-SW01 ecotype Sanya breed wild chromosome 23, ASM1685928v1, whole genome shotgun sequence:
- the yif1a gene encoding protein YIF1A — MDLPQHGYRATKPRARAAPPTADSVLFEDTSSAAPAVNSQGYYTPGYNMGGPSNDMQGGAGVNNMFTDPMANAAMMYGSSLANQGKDMVNKEISRFMSVNKLKYFFAVDTRYVLKKLMILMFPYTHQDWEVRYHRDTPLTPRQDVNAPDLYIPTMAFITYILLAGMALGIQKRFSPEVLGLCASTALVWIIIEVLVMLLSLYLLTVHSDLSTFDLIAYSGYKYVGMIFTVLSGLLFGSDGYFVALAWSSCALMFFIVRSLKMKILPSLTSDSMGTGSSAKPQFRLYITVATAVFQPIIIYWLTSHLVR, encoded by the exons ATGGACTTGCCACAACATGGGTACCGAGCAA CTAAGCCAAGAGCACGCGCAGCTCCCCCCACAGCAGATTCTGTCCTGTTTGAAGACACCAGCTCTGCAGCACCGGCAGTGAACAGTCAGGGATACTACACCCCTGGGTACAATATGGGAGGACCCTCAAATGACATGCAAGGAGGTGCTGGTGTGAATAACATGTTTACTGACCCAATGGCCAATGCTGCAATGATGTATGGCTCCTCCTTAGCCAACCAAGGAAAGGATATGGTAAACAAAGAG ATCAGCAGATTCATGTCTGTGAACAAGCTGAAATACTTCTTTGCCGTCGATACCAGATATGTACTGAAGAAACTTATGATCCTCATGTTCCCTTATACACATCAG GACTGGGAGGTTCGTTATCATCGGGACACTCCACTGACTCCAAGACAGGATGTGAACGCGCCTGATCTTTATATACCAA caATGGCTTTCATTACCTACATTTTACTTGCTGGAATGGCCCTCGGCATTCAGAAAAG GTTCAGTCCAGAGGTTCTTGGACTGTGTGCCAGCACTGCCCTGGTGTGGATCATCATCGAGGTATTGGTGATGCTGTTGAGTTTGTACCTGCTGACTGTACACAGCGACCTCTCAACCTTTGATCTCATCGCCTACAGTGGATACAAATATGTTGG GATGATCTTCACAGTGTTGAGCGGCTTACTCTTTGGCAGTGACGGATATTTTGTGGCCCTTGCCTGGTCCTCTTGTGCCCTTATGTTCTTCATT GTTCgatctctgaaaatgaaaatccttCCCTCGCTCACCTCGGATTCCATGGGAACAGGATCAAGTGCCAAACCTCAATTCCGCCTTTATATCACAGTGGCCACTGCAGTCTTTCAGCCAATCATTATATATTGGTTAACCTCTCACTTGGTCAGGTGA